A part of Cryptococcus neoformans var. grubii H99 chromosome 6, complete sequence genomic DNA contains:
- a CDS encoding pH-response regulator protein palC, variant: MIVLTYTLALSNYAHSILASLPAFEIPAGSKTMPHMSSEDEKRTTAGLTRAVDLLCQASGVAEWAAENVCLQVEPVKGVSSGRLGKGKWPAESSRETFKALSMILLADAHLTAIRKLLLPVLTYTLFAPPGPPLPPNHPSAPLQAKLYLHVHQLYSSARALLSVHQQPASSAPSNSSRKLFRTNTDKDVVEPEAVEGEIIPELKRYLAKEAQLALALAHKWLGIDAGENGKGTKVGEALAWVKDAQGRLEDLEDSKMRAKLKGLSLGKSRERKKEERRARMGRVERELEVVKAWVKAYQKMNDTVAFQPVPPISSLVTPSGRPIFGSKAFIPPPSKFSPSRIGHLNEEQGNDSPELGETEDTSYAGKGNYF, from the exons ATGATCGTCCTTACATACACTCTAGCGCTATCCAACTATGCCCATTCCATCCTCGCCTCCTTACCTGCGTTTGAGATCCCAGCTGGGTCAAAGACGATGCCGCATATGTCttcagaagatgagaagcGCACTACAGCCGGCTTAACAAGGGCAGTAGACCTGCTTTGCCAGGCAAGTGGTGTTGCAGAGTGGGCGGCGGAGAATGTGTGTCTGCAGGTGGAGCCTGTGAAGGGTGTAAGCAGCGGACGGcttggaaagggaaaatgGCCCGCAGAAAGTAGTAGAGAGACGTTCAAAGCCTTGTCTAT GATTCTGCTCGCGGATGCCCACCTTACAGCAATCCGCAAACTTCTCCTCCCTGTGCTCACTTACACTCTATTTGCTCCTCCTGGCCCGCCATTACCACCCAATCATCCTTCTGCTCCGTTACAAGCCAAACTTTATCTTCACGTACATCAGCTGTACTCGTCCGCTCGTGCCCTTCTTTCGGTCCACCAGCAGCCAGCAAGCAGTGCACCTAGCAATTCTTCGAGAAAGTTATTCAGGACAAACACGGACAAGGATGTCGTTGAACCTGAAGCGGTAGAAGGAGAGATCATACCAGAGCTAAAAAGATACCTCGCCAAGGAAGCACAATTGGCTTTGGCCCTGGCCCACAAGTGGTTAGGCATCGATGCAGGTGAGAACGGAAAGGGCACAAAAGTCGGCGAAGCCCTTGCGTGGGTTAAAGATGCCCAGGGTAGGTTGGAAGATCTGGAAGATAGTAAGATGAGGGCAAAATTGAAAGGCTTGTCCCTTGGGAAATCCAGGGAAcggaaaaaggaggagaggagggcgaggatgggaagggtggaaagagaatTAGAGGTTGTCAAGGCGTGGGTGAAGGCTTATCAAAAGATGAACGACACT GTTGCTTTCCAACCAGTACCGCCCATATCATCTTTGGTTACCCCATCAGGCAGACCAATTTTTGGCTCCAAAGCGTTCATCCCCCCTCCAAGCAAATTCTCACCCAGCCGCATTGGGCATCTAAATGAAGAACAAGGTAACGACTCGCCCGAGCTTGGTGAAACAGAAGACACAAGCTATGCCGGCAAGGGCAACTACTTCTGA
- a CDS encoding endonuclease G, mitochondrial, translated as MPTLGPSLLFVAGLTLGVGAGTFLPRKASQPNVPLPPPPPEGGRPDFKESKALVPTATGIVGPLQGGFPGPTPDIIKRVAYTAAYDRRLRHPAWTAEHITATSLAKVPPPQVKGTPVPVEAARAADTSSQPEVIKADRSKSVFKEDDGIPEMFRAKLSDYFRSGYDRGHMVPAADAKISQQAMDETFYLSNIAPQVGDGFNRHYWAYVEDFCRRLTTNFEDVYVFTVPLYLPEKHADGKWRVSYEVIGNPPSVSVPTHFAKVILASRPDFSYPQKPSSTSTAVSSPQTVKELALGAFVLPNKEIPDQADLRSFIAPVEHVEKAAGLKLFNEEVKTKSRQLCAVTQCQVIVRRFDDARKQLGGKK; from the exons ATGCCCACCCTCGGCCCCTCCCTGCTCTTCGTCGCAGGCCTCACACTCGGTGTCGGTGCAGGCACTTTCCTCCCAAGGAAAGCCTCACAACCCAATGTACCTctccctccgcctcctcctgaAGGTGGCCGACCCGACTTCAAGGAGAGCAAGGCCTTGGTCCCAACAGCCACTGGCATTGTCGGACCTCTTCAGGGTGGTTTCCCTG GCCCTACACCTGACATCATCAAGCGTGTAGCATACACGGCCGCATATGATCGTAGACTCCGACACCCCGCATGGACTGCCGAGCATATCACTGCCACTTCCCTTGCAAAggttcctcctcctcaagtCAAGGGTACCCCTGTCCCTGTTGAAGCTGCTCGTGCCGCAGACACTTCGTCTCAGCCAGAGGTCATCAAGGCTGACAGGTCAAAAAGTGTCTtcaaggaggatgacggtATTCCCGAGATGTTCAGAGCAAAGCTTTCCGATT ACTTCCGAAGTGGTTATGACCGAGGGCATAT GGTGCCCGCCGCCGACGCCAAGATTTCTCAACAAGCAATGGACGAGACATTCTACCTTTCCAACATTGCCCCCCAAGTCGGCGACGGTTTTAACAGGCACT ACTGGGCCTATGTTGAGGACTTTTGCCGAAGGTTGACTACCAACTTTGAAGATGTCTATGTTTTCAC CGTCCCCCTCTACCTTCCTGAGAAGCACGCTGATGGTAAATGGCGGGTG TCCTACGAAGTGATCGGCAACCCTCCTTCCGTTTCTGTCCCTACGCACTTTGCCAAAGTCATTCTTGCTTCTCGCCCCGACTTTTCTTACCCCCAGaaaccttcttcaacctccaccgccGTGTCTTCTCCTCAGACAGTAAAGGAGCTCGCTCTCGGCGCTTTCGTCCTTCCCAACAAGGAGATCCCTGACCAGGCAGATTTGAGGAGCTTTATTGCCCCTGTAGAGCATGTAGAAAAGGCTGCTGGCTTGAAGTTGTTCAACGAAGAGGTCAAGACGAAGAGCAGGCAGCTTTGTGCTGTGACACAGTGCCAGGTCATTGTGAGGAGGTTTGACGATGCTAGGAAGCAGTTGGGTGGGAAGAAGTAG
- a CDS encoding karyopherin/importin that interacts with the nuclear pore complex, whose product MSTEHLLGDIGAVLTAFIASEDHPRREAEAHLQRLAVEQPAEVLLVLAQVGAQGVGGFQLDHRLLALILLKRMAFKPLEGLFLNPQSQKPAAPFDVVRETTRGRIETVICAGIKDEMDVRMRKGLGACAANWAHECSIRHRPLLPLPPVLLELTASPHPFHRFTPFQLLDLTPTLLVDSVRDPIPAEQLAQMLQAGLNDPSVDVRVEAMKAVRSVLMEGVTGSERSEIGANLVLHSFETLRNLPPALVSHALIPLVDLASAHPGLFTTSLNPILSSLLPLLAPPAQETNLPPYQFSPYPPHNMTFDEWEDISNPATEIILSLMELRPSHMSEWENGRAVKEMIGLLLARQVATFGNDSQEWIETKDLDEEADEYPVLAEESLSRLSMALGGELVLPTLSQQVQALLQQEDWRCRFAAISGISSIAEGCLDELQTGLREVLAMLSSAAKDPHPRVRYEFLQCLGQLSADLEGALQENFADDVLQISLALLEDPIMRVRSHSAASLTNFFQEASPRHFEKYLEPVVCGLLNLYQSQVLYAQDQALATLATVATAAEKMFTPFYRNIMDLCFMILSNPAITDVAQRKLQGRAMECGTLLGMAVGKNMFGTDAVRLSQLMITIQNQIVDADDPRSGYLMDAWSNVCQSLGAAFEPFLQYVVPNLLKTASYKPSASLGETGDEHEDDTGGAHTYEIDQKIMAFESLTTYAFQMRGKFAPWLAPCMQLSLNELSCSFSEDVREAAAFLVPGLLQVAKDSKVWMDEPYNLTQVFQQLVNVIVKTNDIGYTALLYKSFTDSLHVISAPFPVELTTQLLKSGHAVLHTIAQTRADREAQEPYMDESDKEIYLEEQNEEEACLTQLRKALEMVIKVGDSNVGTEQGALANGLREELQGALDMVKEIKKRGMKGDGEKRFG is encoded by the exons ATGTCCACAGAGCATCTCCTAGGAGACATAGGCGCGGTCCTCACAGCGTTTATCGCCTCCGAAGACCACCCAAGGCGAGA AGCTGAGGCGCATCTCCAAAGGCTGGCAGTTGAGCAGCCCGCCGAAGTCCTCCTTGTACTCGCTCAGGTGGGGGCACAGGGTGTAGGGGGTTTCCAGCTCGAT CACCGTCTTCTCGCCCTAATTCTTCTCAAGCGTATGGCATTTAAACCATTGGAAGGACTTTTTCTCAATCCCCAAAGTCAGAAACCAGCAGCTCCATTTGATGTGGTCCGTGAAACGACTCGTGGGCGGATAGAGACCGTCATATGTGCTGGCATCAAAGACGAAATGGACGTCAGAATGAGAAAAGGCCTAGGAGCATGTGCTGCCAACTGGGCGCATGAATGTTCAATCAGACACC GCCCACTGTTACCTCTTCCACCGGTTCTTCTTGAACTTACAGCATCTCCTCACCCTTTTCACCGCTTCACTCCATTCCAGCTTCTAGACCTGACGCCCACATTACTAGTTGACTCTGTTAGGGATCCTATTCCTGCTGAGCAATTAGCGCAGATGTTGCAGGCCGGGCTCAACGACCCTAGTGTAGATGTGAGGGTTGAAGCCATGAAAGCTGTCAGGAGTGTCCTGATGGAGGGTGTGACAGGCTCGGAGAGGAGCGAGATCGGGGCGAATTTGGTGCTTCATTCTTTTGAG ACTCTTCGTAATCTACCACCGGCACTGGTATCTCACGCGTTGATTCCACTGGTCGACCTTGCATCCGCCCACCCTGGTCTATTCACGACATCTCTCAATCCCATTCTatcatcccttcttccactccttGCTCCTCCTGCGCAAGAAACTAACTTGCCACCTTACCAATTttctccatatcctccacaCAACATGACTTTTGATGAGTGGGAAGATATCTCCAATCCTGCTACAGAAATCATCTTATCGTTAATGGAATTGCGACCATCGCATATGTCGGAATGGGAAAATGGGAGAGcagtgaaggagatgattggTCTATTGCTGGCAAGGCAGGTGGCGACATTTGGAAACGATTCTCAAGAATGGATAGAGACCAAAGAT TTGGATGAGGAGGCGGATGAGTATCCTGTACTTGCAGAAGAGAGTCTTAGTCGTTTATCCATGGCCCTTG GGGGCGAACTCGTCTTGCCCACATTATCACAACAAGTCCAGGCGCTTCTCCAACAAGAAGACTGGCGTTGTCGATTTGCTGCCATCTCAGGTATCTCTAGTATAGCCGAAGGCTGTCTCGATGAGTTGCAAACTGGTTTGCGTGAAGTCCTTGC TATGCTTTCTTCAGCAGCAAAGGATCCTCATCCACGTGTGAGATACGAATTCTTGCAATGTCTTGGTCAATTGTCTGCCGATCTCGAG GGAGCTTTGCAAGAGAATTTCGCCGATGATGTCTTGCAAATTTCTTTGGCCTTACTTGAGGACCCTATTATGAGGGTCCGTTCGCATTCGGCAGCATCACTTACAAACTTTTTTCAAGAAGCAAGTCCTCGCCACTTTGAAAAATACCTGGAGCCCGTCGTTTGTGGACTCTTGAATCTCTATCAAAGTCAAGTCTTGTACGCGCAAGATCAGGCCCTTGCCACTTTAG CTACGGTGGCTACTGCAGCCGAAAAGATGTTTACGCCATTCTACC GAAATATAATGGACCTCTGTTTCATGATACTTTCAAATCCTGCAATTACCGATGTCGCGCAACGCAAGCTTCAAGGAAGAGCTATGGAGTGCGGTACATTGCTTG GTATGGCGGTAGGCAAGAAT ATGTTTGGCACCGATGCCGTCAGATTGTCACAGTTGATGATTACCATTCAAAATCAAATAGTTGATGCAGATGATCCTCGCTCAGGCTATCTAATGGATG CATGGTCAAATGTCTGCCAATCACTGGGTGCAGCGTTCGAACCATTCTTGCAATACGTGGTGCCGAATCTGCTCAAGACGGCGTCTTATAAGCCCTCTGCCT CTTTAGGTGAGACGGGAGACGAACACGAAGATGATACAGGTGGTGCCCACACATACGAGATTGATCAAAAGATCATGGCATTTGAGAGTTTGACAACGTATGCTTTCCAGATGCGGGGGAAATTTGCACCGTGGTTGGCACCGTGCATGCAGCTAAGCTTGAACGAGCTGAGCTGTTCTTTCTCCGAGGATGTGAGAGAAGCCGCTGCATT CTTGGTACCGGGACTACTCCAAGTCGCAAAAGACTCCAAAGTCTGGATGGACGAGCCGTACAATCTTACCCAAGTCTTTCAACAGCTCGTCAATGTAATTGTCAAGACCAACGATATCGGTTATACCGCACTACT GTATAAATCATTCACCGATTCTCTCCATGTCATTTCTGCCCCATTCCCTGTCGAGCTGACGACACAACTTTTAAAATCCGGTCATGCCGTGTTGCACACCATCGCGCAGACTCGCGCGGACCGCGAGGCGCAAGAGCCATACATGGACGAGTCGGATAAAGAGATTTATCTTGAAGAGCaaaatgaggaagaggcgtgTTTGACCCAATTGAGAAAAGCGCTTGAGATGGTGATCAAGGTGGGAGATTCGAATGTCGGTACTGAACAGGGAGCGTTGGCGAATGGTTTGAGAGAGGAGTTGCAAGGTGCGCTGGACATGGTGAAAGAGATCAAGAAAAGGGGCATGAAGGGCGATGGGGAAAAGAGGTTTGGTTAA
- a CDS encoding karyopherin/importin that interacts with the nuclear pore complex, variant, giving the protein MSTEHLLGDIGAVLTAFIASEDHPRREAEAHLQRLAVEQPAEVLLVLAQVGAQGVGGFQLDHRLLALILLKRMAFKPLEGLFLNPQSQKPAAPFDVVRETTRGRIETVICAGIKDEMDVRMRKGLGACAANWAHECSIRHRPLLPLPPVLLELTASPHPFHRFTPFQLLDLTPTLLVDSVRDPIPAEQLAQMLQAGLNDPSVDVRVEAMKAVRSVLMEGVTGSERSEIGANLVLHSFETLRNLPPALVSHALIPLVDLASAHPGLFTTSLNPILSSLLPLLAPPAQETNLPPYQFSPYPPHNMTFDEWEDISNPATEIILSLMELRPSHMSEWENGRAVKEMIGLLLARQVATFGNDSQEWIETKDLDEEADEYPVLAEESLSRLSMALGGELVLPTLSQQVQALLQQEDWRCRFAAISGISSIAEGCLDELQTGLREVLAMLSSAAKDPHPRVRYEFLQCLGQLSADLEGALQENFADDVLQISLALLEDPIMRVRSHSAASLTNFFQEASPRHFEKYLEPVVCGLLNLYQSQVLYAQDQALATLATVATAAEKMFTPFYRNIMDLCFMILSNPAITDVAQRKLQGRAMECGTLLGMAVGKNMFGTDAVRLSQLMITIQNQIVDADDPRSGYLMDAWSNVCQSLGAAFEPFLQYVVPNLLKTASYKPSACETGDEHEDDTGGAHTYEIDQKIMAFESLTTYAFQMRGKFAPWLAPCMQLSLNELSCSFSEDVREAAAFLVPGLLQVAKDSKVWMDEPYNLTQVFQQLVNVIVKTNDIGYTALLYKSFTDSLHVISAPFPVELTTQLLKSGHAVLHTIAQTRADREAQEPYMDESDKEIYLEEQNEEEACLTQLRKALEMVIKVGDSNVGTEQGALANGLREELQGALDMVKEIKKRGMKGDGEKRFG; this is encoded by the exons ATGTCCACAGAGCATCTCCTAGGAGACATAGGCGCGGTCCTCACAGCGTTTATCGCCTCCGAAGACCACCCAAGGCGAGA AGCTGAGGCGCATCTCCAAAGGCTGGCAGTTGAGCAGCCCGCCGAAGTCCTCCTTGTACTCGCTCAGGTGGGGGCACAGGGTGTAGGGGGTTTCCAGCTCGAT CACCGTCTTCTCGCCCTAATTCTTCTCAAGCGTATGGCATTTAAACCATTGGAAGGACTTTTTCTCAATCCCCAAAGTCAGAAACCAGCAGCTCCATTTGATGTGGTCCGTGAAACGACTCGTGGGCGGATAGAGACCGTCATATGTGCTGGCATCAAAGACGAAATGGACGTCAGAATGAGAAAAGGCCTAGGAGCATGTGCTGCCAACTGGGCGCATGAATGTTCAATCAGACACC GCCCACTGTTACCTCTTCCACCGGTTCTTCTTGAACTTACAGCATCTCCTCACCCTTTTCACCGCTTCACTCCATTCCAGCTTCTAGACCTGACGCCCACATTACTAGTTGACTCTGTTAGGGATCCTATTCCTGCTGAGCAATTAGCGCAGATGTTGCAGGCCGGGCTCAACGACCCTAGTGTAGATGTGAGGGTTGAAGCCATGAAAGCTGTCAGGAGTGTCCTGATGGAGGGTGTGACAGGCTCGGAGAGGAGCGAGATCGGGGCGAATTTGGTGCTTCATTCTTTTGAG ACTCTTCGTAATCTACCACCGGCACTGGTATCTCACGCGTTGATTCCACTGGTCGACCTTGCATCCGCCCACCCTGGTCTATTCACGACATCTCTCAATCCCATTCTatcatcccttcttccactccttGCTCCTCCTGCGCAAGAAACTAACTTGCCACCTTACCAATTttctccatatcctccacaCAACATGACTTTTGATGAGTGGGAAGATATCTCCAATCCTGCTACAGAAATCATCTTATCGTTAATGGAATTGCGACCATCGCATATGTCGGAATGGGAAAATGGGAGAGcagtgaaggagatgattggTCTATTGCTGGCAAGGCAGGTGGCGACATTTGGAAACGATTCTCAAGAATGGATAGAGACCAAAGAT TTGGATGAGGAGGCGGATGAGTATCCTGTACTTGCAGAAGAGAGTCTTAGTCGTTTATCCATGGCCCTTG GGGGCGAACTCGTCTTGCCCACATTATCACAACAAGTCCAGGCGCTTCTCCAACAAGAAGACTGGCGTTGTCGATTTGCTGCCATCTCAGGTATCTCTAGTATAGCCGAAGGCTGTCTCGATGAGTTGCAAACTGGTTTGCGTGAAGTCCTTGC TATGCTTTCTTCAGCAGCAAAGGATCCTCATCCACGTGTGAGATACGAATTCTTGCAATGTCTTGGTCAATTGTCTGCCGATCTCGAG GGAGCTTTGCAAGAGAATTTCGCCGATGATGTCTTGCAAATTTCTTTGGCCTTACTTGAGGACCCTATTATGAGGGTCCGTTCGCATTCGGCAGCATCACTTACAAACTTTTTTCAAGAAGCAAGTCCTCGCCACTTTGAAAAATACCTGGAGCCCGTCGTTTGTGGACTCTTGAATCTCTATCAAAGTCAAGTCTTGTACGCGCAAGATCAGGCCCTTGCCACTTTAG CTACGGTGGCTACTGCAGCCGAAAAGATGTTTACGCCATTCTACC GAAATATAATGGACCTCTGTTTCATGATACTTTCAAATCCTGCAATTACCGATGTCGCGCAACGCAAGCTTCAAGGAAGAGCTATGGAGTGCGGTACATTGCTTG GTATGGCGGTAGGCAAGAAT ATGTTTGGCACCGATGCCGTCAGATTGTCACAGTTGATGATTACCATTCAAAATCAAATAGTTGATGCAGATGATCCTCGCTCAGGCTATCTAATGGATG CATGGTCAAATGTCTGCCAATCACTGGGTGCAGCGTTCGAACCATTCTTGCAATACGTGGTGCCGAATCTGCTCAAGACGGCGTCTTATAAGCCCTCTGCCT GTGAGACGGGAGACGAACACGAAGATGATACAGGTGGTGCCCACACATACGAGATTGATCAAAAGATCATGGCATTTGAGAGTTTGACAACGTATGCTTTCCAGATGCGGGGGAAATTTGCACCGTGGTTGGCACCGTGCATGCAGCTAAGCTTGAACGAGCTGAGCTGTTCTTTCTCCGAGGATGTGAGAGAAGCCGCTGCATT CTTGGTACCGGGACTACTCCAAGTCGCAAAAGACTCCAAAGTCTGGATGGACGAGCCGTACAATCTTACCCAAGTCTTTCAACAGCTCGTCAATGTAATTGTCAAGACCAACGATATCGGTTATACCGCACTACT GTATAAATCATTCACCGATTCTCTCCATGTCATTTCTGCCCCATTCCCTGTCGAGCTGACGACACAACTTTTAAAATCCGGTCATGCCGTGTTGCACACCATCGCGCAGACTCGCGCGGACCGCGAGGCGCAAGAGCCATACATGGACGAGTCGGATAAAGAGATTTATCTTGAAGAGCaaaatgaggaagaggcgtgTTTGACCCAATTGAGAAAAGCGCTTGAGATGGTGATCAAGGTGGGAGATTCGAATGTCGGTACTGAACAGGGAGCGTTGGCGAATGGTTTGAGAGAGGAGTTGCAAGGTGCGCTGGACATGGTGAAAGAGATCAAGAAAAGGGGCATGAAGGGCGATGGGGAAAAGAGGTTTGGTTAA
- a CDS encoding adenylylsulfate kinase: MATNITFHPGAVTQDERDTLLGQKGCTVWLTGLSASGKSTIATALEQHLLHKKLHAYRLDGDNIRFGLNKDLGFDQASRVENIRRIGEVSLLFALSSTISVTAFISPYISDRQLARELHEKHSSAIPFIEVFIDAPLSVVEQRDPKGLYKKARAGEIKDFTGISAPYEAPANPEIHIRTDEVDVAGAVEIITKYLADNGLIPA, translated from the exons atggcCACAAACATCACCTTCCACCCCG GAGCCGTCACCCAGGACGAGCGAGATACCCTTCTCGGCCAGAAGGGCTGTACCGTCTGGCTCACTGGTTTGAGCGCTTCCGGCAAG TCTACCATCGCGACAGCACTTGAACAGCACTTGCTCCATAAAAAGCTCCATGCGTATAGGTTGGACGGTGATAACATCCGATTCGGTCTCAACAAG GACCTCGGCTTTGACCAGGCTTCCCGAGTGGAAAACATTCGACGAATCGGCGAAGTCTCACTCCTCTTTGcactctcctccaccatctccgtcACGGCCTTCATCTCCCCATACATCTCTGACCGACAACTCGCCCGAGAGTTGCACGAAAAACACTCTTCCGCCATTCCCTTCATCGAAGTCTTCATCGACGCTCCCCTCTCCGTCGTCGAGCAGAGGGACCCCAAGGGCCTGTAcaaaaaggcaagggcCGGTGAGATCAAGGACTTTACAGGTATCTCGGCGCCGTATGAGGCTCCTGCGAATCCCGAGATCCACATCAGGACCGATGAGGTGGACGTGGCCGGTGCAGTCGAGATCATTACAAAGTACCTCGCCGACAATGGTCTTATCCCTGCTtaa